GGCCGCCGACTCCCTGGAGGAACGTCGCTTCGAGGTGAGCGTCGACACGACCGTCGAGGGCGAGGGGACGTCCCACCCGGTCCACGTCTTCGCCGAGGACCCGCTCATGGGCGAGCGCCGCGTCGTCTCGGTCGCCGAACGCCCGACGGGCGAGCGCGTCGAGGCCTTCTGCGAGATCGCCCGCGAGGTCGGCGCCCACCCGATCGTCATCACCACGACCGGGGCGGTCTCGGAGGACGTCGCCGAGCGGGCCGACGCCGCGGAGTTGACGCTGCTTTCGGCCCGTCCCGACGGGACCCTCGACAGCGAGTACCGCGTGGGCGAGGGCGCGCCCCGCGGCCAGTCGCTCTTCCAGCGACTCACCGCGGCGGTCGACATGCCCGCGTGGAAGACCCAGTGATACTGTCGGTCATTTGCCATACAACGGCGTGTGCCCGCTGTGACGGGCCACAGCGCGAGTGGGTCCCGTTCTGCCAGCGGCCGAGTTCCGGAGGTATGACCGACAGCCCGAGTCAGCGTCTCCCGTTCTCGCCGGCCAGCGCCTCCTCGCGCAGGCGCTCGCCGCGCTCGCTCTCGACCGCGAGGTCGGGCACCGGCGTCGGCCGCCTGTTCTCGTCGATCGCGACGTAGACGAAGTAGGACTCGGTGGTCTTCTCGGCGTCCCCCGTGCGGAGGTCCTCGCGGAACGTCTGGAGGCGGACCTTCACGCTCGATTTCCCGGCCTCGTAGACGTACGCCTTGATCAGCGCGACGTCGCCGACCTGGATCGGGCGCTCGAAGTCGACCCCGTTGATGTGGGCGGTGACGCAGGACTCGCCGGCGAAGCGCATCGCGCTCATCGCGCCGATCTCGTCCATCCACTTCAGGACGTTCCCCCCGTGGGCGGTCTGGAGGCTGTTGGCGTGGTTGGGCTGGACCATCTCGCGGTTCTCGATGTAGGTCTCGAGCAGTTCCATGACCCGCCTTTCACGCGGGGAGAAATGAGCCTGCTGACTCGGCCAGCGAGGGGCCACGTTTATCGGCCCACCGGCCCTCCCTCGACCCATGAGTCTCTCCGTCGAGATCCCCGATCCGCCGGCACTCGGCGCACAGAACCCCGCGGAGTACGACGACGTCGACAGCGTGGGCGTCGAGGACTACCGCCGCGAGGAACTGGAGGCGTTCCTCGAGGACGGGGCGTGGGCCGACGCCTTCGAGGAGTGGGCCGCCCACACCGACCTCACCGAGGAGGAGTACGCGGTCGCCGAGGACCTCGGCCTCATCCGCGAGTTCGACTTCTTCTGGGACGACTTCGCCGACCGAGTCGGCTACCACGCCCCCGGCCTCCCCGAGGACTGGCGCGAGCGCGACCTGCACCCCGATCTGGACTCCTGGAGCACCGTCTCCTCGATCAACGCCTCGCTGACGGAACTCGGTCAGGTCGTGAGCGACGTGCTCAAAGAGGAGTACGTCGACTGGGAGGCCAGTTACGAGGCGCCCGACGACCTCCCCGATTTCTGAAGCCCTTCCGATTGGCTGTTCGCGTGCGACCGCGAGGTTGCACACCGTCCCGCCGCACTCGGGACGGCTCCCGACGTGGCCCGCGCTCGTGGTACGGTGCTGACGGTCGAGACGTTCGTAGTACGGTTCTGTCGGCGTGTACGGGTCGTGACTGCGACCGTCCATCGATAACGGCCGTCAGGGAATGGCCCTTCTCCCGATGGAGACGGGCAGAATCGATATATTACTAGCGCATACTGGCGACGATAGCGAATGTCTCCGGGCGTTCGTTAGAAAATACGACGTCGAATCCGGACTCTTCGAGTTGCGATACGGCTGTTTCGAGGTCGTATCGTTCCTCGGTCGACGGTCCCTCCTCCCCGGTGCCGGCCGCGGACCAGTCGACGACGACGAACCGGCCGCCCGAGCGAAGCACGCGCCGGACCTCCGCGAGCGCCGCCTCGCTGTAGAACTCGTGGTAGGTCATCGTCGTCACGGCGGCGTCACACTCGCCGTCCTCGAACGGGAGGTCGGCCACGTCGGCGGTCACGAGCGAGACGTTCTCCGGGAGCCCCTTCTCGCGGTACAGGTCATGCATCTCCTCCTGGATGTCGACGGCGTACACGCGCTCGGCGAAGGGGGCGACGTCGTCCGTATAGAAACCGGTCCCGCTTCCCAGATCGACGACGGTTTCGGCGCCCGAGAGCGCGAGCATCCCCAGGAGTTCCTCGCGCGAACAGTAGCGATAGCGCGAGGGGTCGTCGAGTTCCGCGGCGCGCTCGACCGGGTAGGTGTGAAAGCCCATATCGATGGGGAGGTCCCGCCGTGACTTAGCTTCCGTCCACGATGCGCGGGCCGGTTCGGGTTCGAGACGGCCCTGCCCGCTCCCCGTGGCGCCGAAACGGCTACCTGCCGTGCGTGCCATCTACTATCATGGAACTACGAGAGGCGGACGAGGGGGATATCGCGGGGAT
The DNA window shown above is from Halalkalicoccus sp. NIPERK01 and carries:
- a CDS encoding class I SAM-dependent methyltransferase, which encodes MGFHTYPVERAAELDDPSRYRYCSREELLGMLALSGAETVVDLGSGTGFYTDDVAPFAERVYAVDIQEEMHDLYREKGLPENVSLVTADVADLPFEDGECDAAVTTMTYHEFYSEAALAEVRRVLRSGGRFVVVDWSAAGTGEEGPSTEERYDLETAVSQLEESGFDVVFSNERPETFAIVASMR
- a CDS encoding acyl-CoA thioesterase — protein: MELLETYIENREMVQPNHANSLQTAHGGNVLKWMDEIGAMSAMRFAGESCVTAHINGVDFERPIQVGDVALIKAYVYEAGKSSVKVRLQTFREDLRTGDAEKTTESYFVYVAIDENRRPTPVPDLAVESERGERLREEALAGENGRR